One stretch of Pelmatolapia mariae isolate MD_Pm_ZW linkage group LG3_W, Pm_UMD_F_2, whole genome shotgun sequence DNA includes these proteins:
- the LOC134620417 gene encoding uncharacterized protein LOC134620417 codes for MTLLFEGQENHLVPSTSQILADSDLFVVAGRMIGHSFLNDGPRLHGLSKAIIHMLVHADRDTVTVQLDDVPDLDIRSTICMLDGNKHLTEQQKDDINNLAISWDLPPVSAENRRWLFQQLLHHAVIGRTKRQTKHIRKGLKDTGLLTMLQQRPDTASVVFPQHEDSILTAQAVLSHIVWPGDEGDDEDDDDPPYPLSIQMQTVGFLKTYIETATPFQLSQLMRFWVGWEIPTGTMKVEVVKAHYLISSTCFGTLRVPGHFHEYNVFSKHVDDCIATCATGFGLI; via the exons ATGACCCTTCTCTTTGAGGGACAAGAGAACCATCTAGTGCCTTCTACTTCTCAGATTTTGGCAGACAGTGACTTATTTGTGGTAGCAGGCAGAATGATTgggcattcatttttgaacgATGGGCCACGAttgcatggcctcagcaaggCTATTATTCACATGTTGGTCCATGCTGATAGAGACACTGTCACTGTCCAGCTCGATGATGTGCCAGATCTAGATATTCGTTCTACAATTTGCATG CTTGATGGTAATAAACACCTCACTGAGCAGCAGAAGGATGACATTAACAATTTGGCCATTTCCTGGGACTTGCCACCCGTCAGTGCAGAAAACCGCAGATGGCTGTTCCaacagcttctccatcatgca GTGATAGGCCGAACTAAAAGGCAGACAAAACACATCAGAAAAGGCCTGAAGGACACCGGATTGTTGACTATGCTTcaacaaagacctgacacagccTCAGTGGTCTTTCCCCAGCATGAAGACAGCATTCTTACTGCACAG GCTGTTCTTAGCCACATTGTTTGGCCAGGAGATGAGGGCGATGATGAAGACGATGATGATCCACCTTACCCACTAAGCATCCAAATGCAAACAGTGGGATTTCTGAAGACCTACATTGAAACAG CCACTCCATTCCAGCTCAGCCAGCTGATGAGGTTTTGGGTTGGATGGGAAATTCCGACTGGTACCATGAAGGTTGAAGTGGTCAAAGCACACTACCTCATATCCTCTACATGTTTTGGAACGTTGCGTGTGCCTGGGCACTTCCACGAGTACAATGTCTTTTCCAAACATGTTGATGATTGCATTGCAACTTGTGCCACAGGTTTCGGCCTTATTTAA